The DNA window GACTTTCCCCAAACCGGTTTTCAGACGACCCGCCGGACTCGACCATCTTCCTCTCGGGCCGCTGAGGAACAAAGGCACCTTTCAGAGGGGCCCTCGCTCGGGGATTGCTTTACTGTGGTCTGTCTCCTCCTGCAAATATGCAATTACTCAGTTTCTAACAGAAGTTTACGagggcgcgcgtgtgtgtgtgtgtgtgtgtgtgtgttgttttgtgtccgACGAGCTCGTTTTCTCGAAGATTTCCACCCTTTCAAGTGCACTCATTAGAGCGCCGGTCAGGCGCGGCTGCTTATCGTTGTTCTGCTCGGCCCTTTGCTCGTCGGGAGGgcggcgttgttgttgtttccggGCCCCGATCTGAGGCCTGTGATTTTAGTGTAACGAACGCAGGACCCCGATTGGTTGCGGATACCACTCCAGCGGAGACCCGGTTGTGAATGAACGTTTGCCGCGCTCGTGAAACGTACGATCGCTCTCCGGCCGTAGAAATATGTGTTAGTGGGTAGCTGTCAGTAATCGATCACAGAGGTTGGAAATGATGTAGATTGATGAACACGAAGAGGTGCGTCAGGGGGCAAAAAGCCGACATTCGCTGCTGCTCCCCCGATGACGGTGTTTCTCTCCTTGACACGCATTCATTCTAAATGACGCACGAAAAGCTCGGAGGGTAATTTTCCCGAAGTCGTGATTCACGGTGAAGTTCTTCATCGTTATCAGAGGTCACGCGGAAGGTCAGACCCACCAGCGCGGCAGAAGATGACCGTTTATGAAGCCCGGCGGTCCGCCAGAGATTAAAGCGTCAACTCAGACGTCTATTCGGTCCGACCAGACGCGCTGCCGTTATCGCGTCGGATCTCATTAACGCTGAATTCCGTTCTCAGCGAGTGGACTGAGAGCTCCGTGCAGACGCGTAACGACGCTTTTTGATTGACTGAGCTCGGCCACGAAAAAGGGAATCAATTTGTTATAACGAGCAGGAACTTCATATAAAGTGGTTCTTTATATAAAGGGATTATTTTGAAGCAGGGACGTCGTGGCCCCTCGACTCTCaatctgtgtgcgtgtatatacgtgtgtgcgtgtgtgtgtgtgtgtgtgtgtgaatgtgacagAGTGCTTCCTGCTGTAGCAAAGAAGTGCAGAGCGAACGTGTGGTTCAGTCCAGGGAACCAGACCGAGCTGTCGGGACCACAATGCACTGCAGCGGCGATCAATTTAAGGAAGCGAGGGAATGTGTCAGTAAGTGAGGGAGACagaacgggggaggaggggggagggagccACAATGGAGAGGTCACAGGTTTGATCCCAGAGGAAGCAGAGACGAGTCTTCCATTAGAGGAAGGAGTCCCGTCCCGGTGGAACTTGTCACTCTGCTCACACGTTTAGAGATGAATTTACCTCCGGTGGAAAAATAAGAAGCGACGACGTTgcaaacagagtgtgtgtgcagaggaatCAAAGCAAAAAGCCAAACTGAAACACTTTAAATCCGCTTGTACCTTTTCAAGTGTGAGTCTGCAGTGACGGAgtaaatgaaatgtgaaaaaattaattgaaataaaaaatatttttatgaagGTTCAATTAATAAGAAACAGATTCAATAGGAAAGTTATTCAAGCATCCTTTTTAATTGGATTTATTCTATTAGTCTTCCTTCTAGTTTCACCTGCTGTCCCGTATTAAACCTATTAaactatatttaaataaaacctatgcaactatatttaaataaaacctatgcaactatatttaaataaaaccctCCTCCAAACTGAACATTTATTGAGGTTCGAAGTTGAACTGAACACTTTGACTCAAGGCAACGTGACCAGAGAAGGAGGTGCGGGTGGGGAAACGGGCGGAGGCGCTCAGGTGGGGGTTGggagggcggtggggggggtctgtgcGGAACCAACGGGACGACATAAAATCAGACTCAATCCACTCTGCTAGACTTTAACATCCATGAAAGAGAGAAGACAAGCGAGCGACTCCACTTCACTTTATTATAAAACACCTGCTCATATTTTCACTGCTCTATATTGTATAATGCAAACAGCCCAGTGACAAGCGTACAGCCAATGCAACAAAAGAGAGGGTTAGGCTCATGAATTCTTAAGAGGTGACATTTCTGCTCCCGGTCTGcgcggacacacacatgctttgtATGCAGTTCGCTACCTGCGGCGCTGCGCACGCATGCAAACACTCAACGCAGCCGCCGACTAACAGGTGAATCACGCCTGGGAGCTTCGGGTGCTTCCGATGATCATGCAGTTTTATAGGAAAAACATCAATTTAGGTGATTTAACTAACTCACCTGTAGAGGTTGAACTCGTACGGAGATTATAGACGACTTCACATTTCGTTTTTTTGGAGCCTCATTTCTTACAATAAGATCTAAAATGATCGCCTGCGTCCTGTTCACTTTGCTAACTACATACGTCTTATTCCGACCAGCAGTTATTGTGTCCTCAGAAGTAGCACAATCAGTTTAGTACTGAACACAATACAGCGTCTTATCAGTACATTTTCATGAAAACATACTGCTGTGGTGTTTACTGTCCCTTCATCGACAGCAGGAAGTCACAGGCATCCACTGAGTTCCAGCATTAGTGTAAGCGAATACGTGCACACCTGCACATGCAACAAATTCAAAGCACACTCACGCGAAGCAACACCTCTCATTATTAAcggaattacaaaaaaaaaaatccaaaaacaaCTCTTCAAGTAACCATGAGACATTCCACAAGCTGCTCCGGGGGCTTCTGACGAGCGTTGGGACGCCAGCAAgagcagttaattcacagttcAATACGGCGAGGCACGTGCACGCTCCTCCGCGCGTTGGTCCCGATCTCACCGGGGGATCCGAGGTGGTTCTGTGCTGCTGAGCTCGcctgtcacttcctgtcagacGGAACGAGGGAGTCAGGTCACGTCAGGCGTGCAGGGTGAGAAAATCTATCACGAAACTCAAGACACTTCTGCAGAGATGCTTGAGGTAAAGTTCTGACTTCTCTTTAGAAATACTGTAAGAGACTTTTTCAGGTCACTGCTTTGGTCATTTCCCCATTATGATGCGTAGATATTAAAGTATTACTCGTTTAACTTAttggaaataataaaaaactgttgttttttttaaagcagaacaCAATTAATAAATAGTGGTAGATGATGGTTTATAAGCCTGAATCCTCGCTGACAGACGAGTGCAGCCAACACCGTTATTCCACCAGTGGCTCTGTTGCCACGGGAACTCGAGAGGGTTTTGtaatcagaaacaaaaacacacggaCGTGTAGCGCGCCGCCCCCCCATTCACACGCGTTTTTCATTGTACGGACAGCGAGGTCGGCGTACTTGTTGCGGTGAGGCCCGTACGTGTCCAGCATGAGCGCGCTGGCCTGTTCCAGGTTCAGCTGGcagcgctgcagcagctcctcgcaCTCGGCTCTCGACCGCAGGCCCAGACGGAACAGCTGCTCCACCTACGACGCAGACGGGGAGGAGGGTCGGCGTTTGTGTGTCAGCGTGAACTCGACtgctgtatttcattttttattgttccGAGTGTCTTTGAAGTGCGGCTCGGCTCGGGGACGCTTCGTGTCGAAAGCTTGCACCCATTATTTTGCTCGTGAAATGCGCTGATATAATAATCGTAAAACATTATTATATCAGTCTTGATTCACTGTGGTGAGCTTCCCAGTAAGAGAGTGCAAACACATTCAATTCACCAAAGAAACTTTTGCCCCTTTACATATAGTTTATATGGACACAACAGATGTTTTACCTTCAAATGATTTATGGCGTGAGAGATGCTCCAGTTGTGACTCTGCAGGGCCGCCTGACACTCCTCCAGCGTGACACCGTGCACTGCCCCttggacctgtcaatcacaacgtGCACACAACGCGGCAGCTTGAACCACTAACGCTGTCCCGCTCCTGTCACATCTGTTGCGTTGTACATTTTGTCAGAGGTGCcgaatgaaaacattttgtggATTCACTTTTCCCGTCTTTACCTGGGTGACACTTTGCTCctgttgcatgctgggagctgACGTCCgcccgttgttgttgttgttgtaggagGAGTTTGGTTTGGCTCCGCCGGGCTGCTGAATCATGGGTTTGACTGCCGCCATATTGGCCGCTCCATATCTGACACGACATACGTGACGTAGACGTGAGTCAATGATTCAACAGACGATGtttcttttccatttaaatACCTAATCAAAGATTTTATGACAAATATGTAGAACGTAACCTGCAACAAGTCAGACAGTGTTTTGGGCAACGCACCTTTCGAGAAAAGCCGGGCGCTCTGGCAGCGGGGCGGGGGCGGAGCTGTCGACCAGTGAGGAGAGGCCACGCCCCTCGCTGAAGGCGAGAGGATCCAGTAAGGCGCCCGAGGAGTAGGAGGAGCCGCGAGCGGCGAGCCTGGACGTGGCtggagccggggaggaggacgggtTGGTGGACAGGAGGGGGCCCAGGTGTCCGGACGCCCGGCGTGGGGAGacggtgaggggaggggggggcaggctcAGGGGATAGGAGGACAGCGGCGGCACCACCAGTGGGAGGGGCGACGAGGAGCGGGAGCCCGGCTGAGAGAAGGCGTGGTCTCTGGGTGGGAGCTGGGGAGGCGTGTCCTCCCCGTTGCCCAGGCAGAGCGAGTGGGCGCCGCGGGTGGGGAGGTTGCGCTTGGAGGGCCGCAGCGGGGGGACGGGGCTGCGGGGGGGCAGCACCGGCCGGTCCTCGAAACAGCAGGCGAAGGAGGACGCggcggtgggggagggaggcggcagGTAGATCTGTCGGTGGGGGCCCAGCGGAGCCAGGGGCAtgggcaggggggaggaggggagcgagCGGCCCGTCGCCATGGGAACCTGCAGCTTCACCATCACCTGCATCCGGATAGAAATGTTAGCAGCGGCCTGTTTGTGCGCGTCGTCAAAGCCGCCTCTGAGGCTCCGCCCTCATCACCTCTCTCTGTAGTTCTTGGAAGAGGTCGGCCGACTGCGACTCGCTCCTGGGCGCCGCCGCGGCTTCCTCAGCAGAACCCTTGTTGATAGTCCGCACCTCCTGGTCCTCCGATTGGTCCTCGAGCTCCGCAGCGACCACGTCGTAAGTCGGCTGAGGGAGAGGCCAGTCCAAGATGGACGGCGTGTCCTGAGGACGAGAGCGATGGACAGTGGAGTAAAAGAACACGACGACGACTGGATTAAAAAGAGGAGCTTTTCTGCGTCATCTTAAGAAAACCTTGATTTCAATCCCACTGACATGAGTTCAGACTGAAGCTCAGAAGATGACATTTCAATGCTGTTAGACAACATGTTAAAAAGTCCACTCCGAGTTCCAGCTTCACTTCAATGATTGAAGGGAGCCTTGAAATGTTCATCTCATCCAAGGAGAGAATAGGATTTCTTAACCGGGAACAAAGAGGGTGTGGGGTGTCCTTTGACTTGAAGATGATGTCATGCTGGAACACGGTTGCTCTCTGCGTGCGCCGGAGGAGCACAAAGGTTAAAAGGTAACTGAAATCACCAGGGGGGCAAATCATGCGCGTGAAGCATAAAACCTGTGACCTGCGAAAAGGCCTGAATGTGTCTGAACAGCATCATCCTTCATATCGAGATAAATGGCTTCACACAAACGGAGAGAGACCGTCAGGAAAGTTTTTCATGTGACCGTGGATACATAATATAATGTTCACATCATCATATGCTGCTGCTTTTGTGAATAATAAATCGACCGCACCTTCAGTGTGTCCTCATCCGGCTGCCGCGTCTCCGCGAGCGGCGACGGCGTCGTCGAGCTGAAGCTGTCGTCGGTGAAGTCGATGAGCGACACCTCGCTTTTGGCCGGGCGCACGGCGGCCCCGTCCCACGGGCGGAGCTTCAGGCCCAGCGACGCCCCCAGCCGCTTCagccccgaggaggaggaggaggaggcgccgccgccgccgccgtcgtcgtcgtcgtagTCGTCCATCACCGAGTCGTAGAACGGCTCTgcgcgcgtgcacgcacacacacgcacacacacactcaggtaaGGGAACACGTATCTGAAGGGCAGATGTTAGGCGGcccgggggagggagagcagcacTCACTCTTCAGCAGGACGGCGGGTTGAGGCGGGCGAGGAGGAGGTTGCTCTGGTGGAGACAGTtttgaatcatttaaaatgctGTCGTGAGTTATTGCGTTATAGTTTTGTCTACAGCAAAGCATCATGTTGTGtataattgttgttgtttgtagagCCGCTTTTTCAAAAAAAGTCAAAGTTAAACTTAAACCTTCAGTTTATCTGAATAATTCCAATTAAAAATCCCTGAACTGTGAGTTTAGGGCAATAGAAAAGATTTAGATGGAAATAATGGATGAATTTACTCTTGGATCGGTTGGGGAGTTTGGTCGGCCTGGCGATGCCCGGTTCCATCCCGAGGACGTCGGGGGGGTCCATGGGGTTCCCCAGGTACAGACTGAAAGGAGCACGAGCACATTCAAAGACATTTCTGTGCATCGGCCATTGACTGAGGGGCCAGACGGCTCGCTTGCTGTCATCACCGAATTCAGCCGCCTTTTCCGTCCGTTAAAGCAGCAACAAGGTGGTCGGCGCGTCGGTGAAGCGACGCACTGCTGCGCCCCAGTGGGCAGCAACGGAACACGCCTCAAGCTCCATGGAGCCGATGGAACCAAGCGCTGTTTTATGGCGCATATTGGGTACAGTCGAGTGTGAGAAATGTTATTGACCTGTCTATGCGATCCGCATGTCCCCAGCTCCTGTGGGGGTCCGTGTCCCCGTGCCCGGTGTGGATGAAGGAGTGTTTGAGCGGTCGGCTGATGTCGCGGGCGGACAGGCCGGCGACCGCCGTCACCACGTGGCGAGGAAACTGGGCCACGCGCAGCGTCCCCCTGTTCTGACCTCGCCACCAGTAGTGCTCCGCCCTGTAAGACGAGGAAGATGCGTTGCCACGTGACCACGCGTGGAGCGAAACAAATCTCTGTCACATGATGGAACGTGCAGACGGCAGCAAATCAGGCTaaattaattacacacacacaacaacatttcTGTAGTGAGCCGGTAAGAGGGCGAGTAATTACTCGTAATATAATTAAGTAATTTCCCACAATTCAAGGAATCCGATGTCAACAAAAGAGGCGTTGTTTTGAAAGGAGGCCCCGACACACACGGTGCTTTTATTAGAACGGACGTTCTTCTCATGCGTTGCACATTCGACCGACCTTCCCTCGATGATGGTGATGACGTCGTTCATTTTAATCTGGAGCTTGTCTTCCTCCTCAAAGTCCTGCAGCGCCTTCATGTCCGTCGGCATGGTCTGCAGAACACAAACCGATGATTTAGTGCCGCCGTCGGCGGGATCAGAAGTGACCAAACACCTGCTGTCGTCTGGCGTAAATGGGGATTTATGGCGTTCCGCTCGCTCTGCCCGGGTCGTCCTTTGTTTGACCGACGTGCCACTTTTGTTGCCAAAGGACGGTGCTACCGAGGGAGTTTAACTCGTCCGCTCTAACTTTTGACTGCAGGACTTTTGACGTAACAAGAGTGTGTTGAGAGGGAGCGTTTATGGCCTCGTGtgtggcggcaaatcactgtcaaaattgcgagagcgcaaatcaggttgaaatcaaacatccgcgagcaaatctccgtctcgcgcgagatatttgcagATATATTTGAAGATATTTGCCGCCATACTCGTACCTCGAGCAGGAAGTCTCTGAGGGCGACGAAGGTGGGCCTGTCCTCGGGTTTGGGGCTCCAGCACTGCAGCATGACGTTGTAGACGTCCAGCGGGCAGTCGTCTGGTTTGCACAGCCGCTccgcgtccacctccaccttgtGGAGAATCTGCGCGGGGACACGGTAACGTTTGACATTTTgattcgagggggggggggctgcgatTATTGTGCGTGAGATATTTCCTCCCCCCTGTGAACTCTGGCAGGCACCTGGCTTCCGTTGAGGCCCGGCCACGGCTCCTGTCCGTGGGTGAACATCTCCCACAGGGTGACCCCGAACATCCAGGTATCGGACGAATGGGAGAAGGTACGAGACTTCAGGGACTCCGGCGCGCACCTGCGGGAGGACAAGGACGGAGACGGAGGTCCTGAGAGGAGGGAAAGAGCGACACCGGGGGGCCGGCAGgtttgggggagggaggggggggggggggggacccgggACGTTCTCCTCACCACGGGAACGGGATCTTGTGGCCCTCCTCCATGACGTACTGGTCGGTGTGTGTCGGCAGCGCTCTCATCAGGCCAAAGTCGCCGATCTTCACGGTCTCATTGGTGGAGAGCAGGACGTTGCGGGCGGCCAGGTCCCTGTGGAGGAATCGTCTCTGCTCCAGGTAGGCCATGCCGCACGCCACCTACACgccctcacagacacacagcggcGGGACGCGACTGAAGGCATCTACTCAGAGTGCCTCACGTTAGTAGGTAACTTAAGGTGCTCGTGCGTGCGTGAAGTTTACTCCACTGCATTTGTGTGAGCGCATGATGTCGTTGGATAGTATGAATTAAGCGATTATAAACGTTAGCGTTAGCATCACACACAACAGCAGAATATTGACTCTTACTGCActtgttacattattggacttTCTCttcatgagtttttttttctttaggttTAAGAACAGAACTTTAACAACAACAcgacttttgtttgttttctttcactgcATTTACAGTATGTAAATTGCCGACATCCGACATTGTCGCCCGTAATCGACCCACAATCGTAGATGAAACCCCCGTCGGGTGTGGGACTGACCTGCACAGCGTAGTTACacagagaggagatgaggaTGTGGCCCTGGCGCTTCCTCAGACGATCCAACAGGGAACCCAGCGGCGCCAGCTCGGTCACCTACA is part of the Gasterosteus aculeatus chromosome 21, fGasAcu3.hap1.1, whole genome shotgun sequence genome and encodes:
- the tnk2a gene encoding activated CDC42 kinase 1 isoform X3, with product MQCEEGTEWLLELLTDVQLQQYFLRVRDELNVTRLSHFDYVKNEDLEKIGMGRPGQRRLWEAVKRRRALYKRKSWMSKVFPVKRPDADPQQGASPDAAAAAGGEPAASLTCLIRESELQLLERLGDGTFGVVRRGEWTGPNGRVLSVAVKCLKAGVLDSDGLDDFIREVNAMHSLSHQNLIRLYGIVLTQPMKMVTELAPLGSLLDRLRKRQGHILISSLCNYAVQVACGMAYLEQRRFLHRDLAARNVLLSTNETVKIGDFGLMRALPTHTDQYVMEEGHKIPFPWCAPESLKSRTFSHSSDTWMFGVTLWEMFTHGQEPWPGLNGSQILHKVEVDAERLCKPDDCPLDVYNVMLQCWSPKPEDRPTFVALRDFLLETMPTDMKALQDFEEEDKLQIKMNDVITIIEGRAEHYWWRGQNRGTLRVAQFPRHVVTAVAGLSARDISRPLKHSFIHTGHGDTDPHRSWGHADRIDSLYLGNPMDPPDVLGMEPGIARPTKLPNRSKKQPPPRPPQPAVLLKKPFYDSVMDDYDDDDGGGGGASSSSSSGLKRLGASLGLKLRPWDGAAVRPAKSEVSLIDFTDDSFSSTTPSPLAETRQPDEDTLKDTPSILDWPLPQPTYDVVAAELEDQSEDQEVRTINKGSAEEAAAAPRSESQSADLFQELQREVMVKLQVPMATGRSLPSSPLPMPLAPLGPHRQIYLPPPSPTAASSFACCFEDRPVLPPRSPVPPLRPSKRNLPTRGAHSLCLGNGEDTPPQLPPRDHAFSQPGSRSSSPLPLVVPPLSSYPLSLPPPPLTVSPRRASGHLGPLLSTNPSSSPAPATSRLAARGSSYSSGALLDPLAFSEGRGLSSLVDSSAPAPLPERPAFLERYGAANMAAVKPMIQQPGGAKPNSSYNNNNNGRTSAPSMQQEQSVTQVQGAVHGVTLEECQAALQSHNWSISHAINHLKVEQLFRLGLRSRAECEELLQRCQLNLEQASALMLDTYGPHRNKK
- the tnk2a gene encoding activated CDC42 kinase 1 isoform X2; this encodes MGESYMYQRLPYARGREAGEDEDEEERDGSIAESVGAEMMQCEEGTEWLLELLTDVQLQQYFLRVRDELNVTRLSHFDYVKNEDLEKIGMGRPGQRRLWEAVKRRRALYKRKSWMSKVFPVKRPDADPQQGASPDAAAAAGGEPAASLTCLIRESELQLLERLGDGTFGVVRRGEWTGPNGRVLSVAVKCLKAGVLDSDGLDDFIREVNAMHSLSHQNLIRLYGIVLTQPMKMVTELAPLGSLLDRLRKRQGHILISSLCNYAVQVACGMAYLEQRRFLHRDLAARNVLLSTNETVKIGDFGLMRALPTHTDQYVMEEGHKIPFPWCAPESLKSRTFSHSSDTWMFGVTLWEMFTHGQEPWPGLNGSQILHKVEVDAERLCKPDDCPLDVYNVMLQCWSPKPEDRPTFVALRDFLLETMPTDMKALQDFEEEDKLQIKMNDVITIIEGRAEHYWWRGQNRGTLRVAQFPRHVVTAVAGLSARDISRPLKHSFIHTGHGDTDPHRSWGHADRIDSLYLGNPMDPPDVLGMEPGIARPTKLPNRSKKQPPPRPPQPAVLLKKPFYDSVMDDYDDDDGGGGGASSSSSSGLKRLGASLGLKLRPWDGAAVRPAKSEVSLIDFTDDSFSSTTPSPLAETRQPDEDTLKDTPSILDWPLPQPTYDVVAAELEDQSEDQEVRTINKGSAEEAAAAPRSESQSADLFQELQREVMVKLQVPMATGRSLPSSPLPMPLAPLGPHRQIYLPPPSPTAASSFACCFEDRPVLPPRSPVPPLRPSKRNLPTRGAHSLCLGNGEDTPPQLPPRDHAFSQPGSRSSSPLPLVVPPLSSYPLSLPPPPLTVSPRRASGHLGPLLSTNPSSSPAPATSRLAARGSSYSSGALLDPLAFSEGRGLSSLVDSSAPAPLPERPAFLERYGAANMAAVKPMIQQPGGAKPNSSYNNNNNGRTSAPSMQQEQSVTQVQGAVHGVTLEECQAALQSHNWSISHAINHLKVEQLFRLGLRSRAECEELLQRCQLNLEQASALMLDTYGPHRNKK
- the tnk2a gene encoding activated CDC42 kinase 1 isoform X1 → MGESYMYQRLPYARGREAGEDEDEEERDGSIAESVGAEMVQREVGGGGILLLSVMQCEEGTEWLLELLTDVQLQQYFLRVRDELNVTRLSHFDYVKNEDLEKIGMGRPGQRRLWEAVKRRRALYKRKSWMSKVFPVKRPDADPQQGASPDAAAAAGGEPAASLTCLIRESELQLLERLGDGTFGVVRRGEWTGPNGRVLSVAVKCLKAGVLDSDGLDDFIREVNAMHSLSHQNLIRLYGIVLTQPMKMVTELAPLGSLLDRLRKRQGHILISSLCNYAVQVACGMAYLEQRRFLHRDLAARNVLLSTNETVKIGDFGLMRALPTHTDQYVMEEGHKIPFPWCAPESLKSRTFSHSSDTWMFGVTLWEMFTHGQEPWPGLNGSQILHKVEVDAERLCKPDDCPLDVYNVMLQCWSPKPEDRPTFVALRDFLLETMPTDMKALQDFEEEDKLQIKMNDVITIIEGRAEHYWWRGQNRGTLRVAQFPRHVVTAVAGLSARDISRPLKHSFIHTGHGDTDPHRSWGHADRIDSLYLGNPMDPPDVLGMEPGIARPTKLPNRSKKQPPPRPPQPAVLLKKPFYDSVMDDYDDDDGGGGGASSSSSSGLKRLGASLGLKLRPWDGAAVRPAKSEVSLIDFTDDSFSSTTPSPLAETRQPDEDTLKDTPSILDWPLPQPTYDVVAAELEDQSEDQEVRTINKGSAEEAAAAPRSESQSADLFQELQREVMVKLQVPMATGRSLPSSPLPMPLAPLGPHRQIYLPPPSPTAASSFACCFEDRPVLPPRSPVPPLRPSKRNLPTRGAHSLCLGNGEDTPPQLPPRDHAFSQPGSRSSSPLPLVVPPLSSYPLSLPPPPLTVSPRRASGHLGPLLSTNPSSSPAPATSRLAARGSSYSSGALLDPLAFSEGRGLSSLVDSSAPAPLPERPAFLERYGAANMAAVKPMIQQPGGAKPNSSYNNNNNGRTSAPSMQQEQSVTQVQGAVHGVTLEECQAALQSHNWSISHAINHLKVEQLFRLGLRSRAECEELLQRCQLNLEQASALMLDTYGPHRNKK